A window of Cryptomeria japonica chromosome 3, Sugi_1.0, whole genome shotgun sequence contains these coding sequences:
- the LOC131855821 gene encoding subtilisin-like protease SBT3.18: MGLPLDGLTRMPIQKTHHSEEDLVIGIIDSGIWPESESFKDNTLPPPPSSWKGVCQEGEQSSKSTCNRKLVGARWYVKGYEAAKGPLNTTEVPEYRSARDHNGHGTHTASTAGGSQVRNASFMGLGRGIARGGASRARIAMYKVCRLGGDCSEADILAAFHDAISDGVDVLSISLGSGTPLPDYFASSLDIGSFHAMEKGIPVVISAGNDGPDPASVSNTAPWSMSVAASTMDRSFPTYIMLGNNMSIKTPQFL; encoded by the exons ATGGGACTGCCTTTGGATGGTCTAACAAGGATGCCTATACAGAAAACACACCACAGCGAAGAAGACCTAGTTATTGGTATCATAGACTCAG GTATTTGGCCAGAATCAGAAAGCTTTAAAGACAACACACTTCCTCCACCTCCTAGTAGTTGGAAGGGTGTGTGTCAGGAAGGAGAGCAATCCAGTAAGTCCACATGCAATAGAAAGCTAGTGGGTGCACGATGGTATGTCAAAGGTTATGAAGCAGCTAAGGGACCTCTAAATACTACTGAAGTTCCAGAATACCGATCAGCTAGAGATCACAATGGGCATGGAACACACACAGCCTCTACAGCAGGTGGAAGTCAAGTAAGAAATGCAAGCTTTATGGGTTTAGGAAGAGGAATTGCTAGAGGAGGTGCCTCTCGAGCAAGGATTGCAATGTATAAGGTTTGTCGGTTAGGTGGTGACTGTAGTGAAGCTGATATCCTTGCTGCTTTCCATGATGCCATCAGTGATGGAGTAGATGTGCTATCTATTTCCTTGGGCTCGGGAACACCTTTGCCTGACTATTTTGCTTCAAGTTTAGATATAGGCTCCTTCCATGCAATGGAAAAGGGTATTCCTGTAGTGATTTCAGCAGGAAATGATGGCCCTGACCCTGCTTCTGTTTCAAATACAGCTCCTTGGAGTATGTCTGTAGCAGCAAGCACTATGGACCGTAGCTTTCCAACATACATAATGCTTGGAAATAATATGAGTATCAAA actccacagtttCTTTAA